The Alnus glutinosa chromosome 3, dhAlnGlut1.1, whole genome shotgun sequence nucleotide sequence GGGACTTCAGACCTATCAGCCTAATAAGGAGCGTTTACAAGATCCTGGCAAGAGTTCTTGCGAGCAGATTGCAACCTATAGTGGGAACCCTTATTTCTAAGGGCCAAAACACTTTCATTGGGGGGCGTCAGATTCTAGACTCAATTCTTATAGCCAATGAGTGTCTGGAAAGCAGATTGAGATCAGGAATTCCTGGGGTTTTATGCAAACTTGACCTAGAAAAAGCTTTCGATCATGTTAATAGGGACTTCCTTTACTATATTTTGAGGCGTACGGATTCGGCCCTAAATGGAGGAAGTGGATTTGGGCATGTATTTCCAAGGCTCGCTTCTCGATCCTGATCAACGGCAGCCTGCATGGCTTCTTCAGTATCTCTCAGGGTCTTCGCCAAGGGGACCATCTATCTCCTCTTCTCTTTGTTTTAGTCATGGATGCCTTCAATAGGATGCTTTCTAGAGCAATGGAGGGGAGCTTTCTTTCTGGCTTCCGAGTTGACAATCTCAACAATTCCCTCTTGAAAATTTCACACCTATTGTTTGTAGATGATACTCTCATTATGTGTGATGCTAACGTGGATCAAATCTACAATTTGGACCACATTCTTCTGTGCTTCGAGGCCATTTCGGGTTTAAAGGTTAATCTTCAAAAATCCGAATTAGTCGCAATGGGGGAGGTCCCATACATTGAGGAGCTGGCGAATATTTTCGGTTGTAATATCTCTTCCCTTCCGTTGCATTACTTGGGTCTTCCTCTTGGTGCTCCCTTAAAATCTAAAGCCGTTTGGGATTGggtggttgagaaaatggaaaaaaggctggcgagttggaagaagatttacTTGTCCAAGGGTGGATGCCTTACTCTCATCAAGAGTACGCATTCAAGTATTCCCACTTATTTTTAATCTCTCTTCCCCCTACCAGTTGCCATAGCTAGAAGACTTGAGCATTTTCAGAGATATTTTATGTGGGACAGCCCAAGCGGGGACCATAAGTTACATTTGGTAAACTGGAAGACTGTTTGCTCCCCAATTGCGAGAGGGAGATTTGGTTTCAAAAACCTTATTCTATTTAACAAAGCTTTGCTTGGTAAATAGCTTTGGAGGTTCGGGAATGAAAAAGATTATTTATGTAGGTATGTGATTGCTTTGAAGTACGGGACCCAAAGAGTGGGGTGGTGCTTTGAGGAAGCGCGGGGTTCTTATGGGGTGAGTCTCTAGAGgtatattaggaaaaattggAGAGCTTTTTCCAGTTATGTTTCCTATATGGTTGGGGATGGCCTTTGCATTCATTTCTGGCATGATATTTGGTGTTGTGATAGTGCTCTAAAGTGTTCTTTTCCTGATATTTGGTGTTGTGATATTTGGAGGTACATGGATCACTCCAATCCCCACACCCTTTAGAATCTTAATTTCATTCAAGATGTTCATGATTGGGAAAGTGAATATCTGGATTCTTTGCTCACTCTTTTATACTCTATGAACCCACATCTGGGAGCTATGGATAGCATGGTGTGGACTCCTTCAAGCCGACATGGTTTTGCAATGAAGAGCTACTATACCATGTTAACTTCTCCTAGCAGTGAAGAGCATTCccctggaaaagcatttggaaggtgaaggcCCCTCCGcacattgctttcttcttatgggctCCAGCTTTGGGTAGAATCCTCACGATAGACAATCTTAGAAGGCGGGGATTTCaactgtgacgacccattttttttatatatatacaaaacatttcataaacattaatctcttaaaatacaaatggatcttcacattggcacgacgatatgtcgcaaagccaacatatgatacataccccataatatgtacctggtaaattagagtataacatctatctaactatgcagcggaaaacataaatttaatagCGGAATTCACATCCTAAACATCTAGCacaaattatttacaataagagctatttaacatctatctgtttaagtctttcctcaatataaatacataacagaactggctttatacaataacaagtaaCACAGGcatcacaagccataaacaaaacctataaaacagaGGACGCCCATGATCTCTCAATTACGACCGTTGCGGCGaacttcagtcataatatcccaagtgcaCATTTACGAGACCATCTTATACGACTAGAGTACCTGCAACCAACAACAGAATCTGCACGGTTGCGGTGGTTGCCACATCCGCAcaagtggaattatgagcccaccgtctcagtataaaacacACCAAGACCCcaatgatattaaactaactgagtttttgcaaagaaccaacttttcctttttaatctCGCGTACACTGTAATAGCttccaatttataaacttttgtttgaaaacccccatagctgatatagcaaacaccgactaataaaaaaaatttaaagcatactatgtaactg carries:
- the LOC133863254 gene encoding uncharacterized protein LOC133863254, encoding MDAFNRMLSRAMEGSFLSGFRVDNLNNSLLKISHLLFVDDTLIMCDANVDQIYNLDHILLCFEAISGLKVNLQKSELVAMGEVPYIEELANIFGCNISSLPLHYLGLPLGAPLKSKAVWDWVVEKMEKRLASWKKIYLSKGGCLTLIKSTHSSIPTYF